Genomic DNA from Paucilactobacillus hokkaidonensis JCM 18461:
ACCAAATTATGGATTAGACGACAAAAGAATAAAACAGGTGTGTTTTTAAAAGTAGAATAATTGAAGCAAATTTAGTGCTTTTAATTTTGATTTGGGTATAATAAGGCTAGTTGAATTAACACTTGAAATTAAAGGGGATATCAGAATGCAAGCAATCGCTAAAACTTCTAAAGATGAATTAATGGATCAAATAAAAACTGGTAAATATATGTTGTTTTTCTCTGCTGGCTGGTGTTCAGACTGTAACTTTATTAAGCCACAAATGCCTGCAATTGAAGCAGAATACTCAAATTATCAGTTTATTTCAATTGATCGTGATGAAAATTTAGATCTTGCTGTTGAACTCAATGTGTTTGGCATTCCAAGTTTCATTGCTTTTGAAGATGGTAAAGAAACTGGACGGTTTGTTAATAAAGATCGTAAAACAAAGGAACAAGTCGAAAAATTTATTGATGATCTAGCTTAATAAAAAACAATGCTAAGAATATAAATGGCGTAGCAACGCCATTTTTTTGTGACGAAAGGATAAATTATGTTAATTGCAAGTTATAATCAAGCAGAACTTGGGGATGTTTTAGTTGTTGTCACTGCTGCAGATACGTTGGAGCAGGTGACTACAGTTCGTGATAATATTGTAGAAATTGTGGACAAAGATGATGGTCACTTAATTGGATTTAACTTTTTACAGGTCCAAGAGATCTTGCCCAACTTTTCAGGAAACGGACAGGTTAAATTAAGTACTGAACAATTGGCTTCGTTAAACGGGGCAATTAAACAGGCTGGCTTTGCAACTCAATTAAATGCTGACGAAAGTTCTAAGTTTGTGATTGGATATGTTAAGGACTTAGAGAAACATCCCAATTCGGATCATTTGCATATTACAAAAACGATTGTAGATGGTAATCAAGAGCTAACTATTGTGTCTGGTTCACCTAATATTGCTAAAAATATCAAAGTTGTTGTTGCAAAAGTTGGAGCGATGATGCCGAGTGGTCAAATTATTTGGCCAGGACAATTGCGCGGTGTTTCAAGCAATGGTATGATTTGTTCAGGCAGAGAATTAGGATTAAAAAATGCACCGCAAAAACCTGGCGCATTAATTTTACCTGATAATTTTCAAGAAATTGGGCAACCATTTGATTTTGATAAAGGCAATCTGCTATTTTAGGATTGCCTTTTTATTTTGACTGAGGTGAAGGTAATGACAAATCAGTACGATGGACCATCTTTTTTTCGTCATCCTTCTAAAATAGGTAGTGATGAAATAAAACAACCAGAACGCCAAATATTGCATAATGCAAAAAAAACGCTGGAACGTGTGTACGTGCCACCAGTGATGGCAAATAAAAAAGTCAGAGAGCATTTAAATTTAACCAAGATAATGCATCAATTGCACAAAGCGTCAGATGATTATTACGTATCAGTATCTGATCAAAAAATGGTACAAGCAAACAAAAAATTAGATAAAAGTACTGTAAAAATGACGAAACAATCTAGTAGTAATAAAGCGTTGGGTCATTCCCTAGGTGATATTTTGAAGAGTGAACAAGACGCACAACGTGATCTTGCAATATTTAAACACCAAGACTAACTCATGGAAGGAATTATAAATAGCAATGGATAATAAGACAACATATTATTTCGTAGGAATAAAGGGTTCAGGAATGAGTGCATTGGCACTGGTGTTGCACGATAAGGGGTTTAAAGTGGAAGGGTCTGATATTGACCAATATACTTTCACACAACGTGGTCTTGAAGGTGCCGGGATTGATATTTATTCGTTTGATCCAGCAAACATACATTCAGGCCTGACAATTATTGCAGGGAATGCTTTCCCAGATGACCATCCGGAGATTGTTGCAGCAAAAAAACTAGGCCTGAAAATATATCGGTATCATGAATTTTTGGGCGAATTAATTGAAGGTTACACCAGTATTGGGGTAGCTGGAGCACATGGTAAAACTAGTACAACGGGTTTATTAGCGCATGTTCTCAGTGGAATTGCACCAACCAGTTATTTAATTGGTGATGGTAGTGGTAAGGGCAAGCCAGATGCACGCTTCTTCGTGTTCGAAGCAGATGAATATCGCCGCCACTTCATGGCTTATCATCCAGATTATGCGATTATGACAAACATTGATTTTGATCATCCTGATTATTTTAGTGGGATGGCAGATGTTACCAGTGCGTTTGAAAGCTTTGGCAAACAAGTTAAAAAAGGAATCTTTGCGTGGGGCGATGATAAGAATCTGAGAAAATTAGATGTTGATGTTCCTGTTTATTACTATGGAACTGGTGCAACCGATGATTTTCGCGCAGCAGAAATCAAGCGAACTACCAAGGGATCTAGTTTTGACGTTTATTATCATGATGAATTTCTAGGTGACTTTGAAATTCCGTTGTTTGGTCAACATAATATTTTAAATAGTCTTGCAGTAATTGCAGTGGCTTATTTTGAAAAGGTCAACCTAGATGACATTAAAACTGAACTATTAACATTTAAAGGTGTAAAACGTCGGTTTAGTGAACGCCAAGTGGCAGATATGACGATTATTGATGATTATGCGCACCATCCATCAGAAATTAAAGCAACCTTAGATGCCGCTCGTCAAAAATACCCAGATAAGGAAATTGTCGCTGTTTTCCAACCACATACATTTACTCGGACAATTGCTTTGTTAGATGATTTCGCGACCAGCCTTAATTTAGCTGATCAAGTCTATTTAACTGATATTTTTGGTTCTGTGAGAGAACATGCTGGTAAAATATCTAGTGCTGATTTAGGCGCTAAAATTAGTAAGGGTGGCACAGTATTGAAGTTGGATAATATGTCTCCTTTACTTGATTATCACGATGCTGTAGTTGTTTTCATGGGTGCTGGGGATGTTCAAAAGTATGAACGGGCATATGAAACGTTATTAAGTAATATAACTCCTAAGAATAATTAAAGTACTAGTTGTTTCGCTTGCAGTTTATTCTTAGATTAGATAGAATGTTTGTCAAATAGAAATGAAAGAAGTGGATTGAGTGAACAATTTGAATGAAGATTATTCGCAGGCACAACGGCAAGTGGTCGGTAATGAGGCTGGGTTAGCCAAATTTATGACTCGGATGTATGGAAACATGGCGCTGGCTGTGCTTATGTCCGCATTAAGTTCGTTCTTAACCCTAACGGTGTTTAAGGAACAAGTATTTAATTATATGAGCCAACATTCAGGCATGATGTGGATAATCTTATTAATACCAGTCGGATTATCATTAGGGATCAGTTTTAGGGCAACTCGTAATCCCGTTGCTAGTTTTATTATGTTGATGGCTGTATCCATTATTTATGGTGTTACATTCGCCTTGATTAGCTCAGCTTACACGACGGCAAACATTACCTCAGCGTTTGTTTCATCTTCGGCTGTCTTTGTGACAATGGCCATCTATGGAAGTGTGACCAAACGTGACTTGAGCAAATTTGGAGCACATGCAACTGCGGCATTGGTAGCTTTAATTATTGCCAGTGTAATTAATATGTTTTTGCAAAGCCCAGCCATTACTTATATTTTTTCATATATTGCAGTCATTATCTTCACTGTATTGACCGCTTGGGATGCCCAAAAAATGAAGAACATTTATTTGCGCTTTGGTGATCAGGTATCTGTTGGTGGTTTGGCCGTGATGGGTGCATTGCAATTGTATCTTGATTTTGTAAATATTTTTATTAGCCTGTTACAAATTTTTGGGATGAGTGATCGTAACTAATGTTTAATAAACGGGCAAAAACACTGATGACATGTTAGTCATTGGTGTTTTTTTCATTTTTCACTAAAACAACAGCTCTTTTTGGTACAATAGGAGTGATAGAAATAATTTAGTCAGGGGATTATTATGACAAAACAGTTATTATTAATTGATGGTAATAGTGTAGCGTTTCGGGCTTTTTTTGCCCTGCATTCGCAGCTAGATAAATTTACAAATAAAAATGGTCTCCACACCACAGCAATTTATGGGTTTAATTTGATGCTTGATCACGTTTTAAAAGTTGTTAAACCGGATGCCGCATTAGTAGCGTTTGATGCTGGCAAGACTACTTTTAGGACTGAAATGTTTGCAGATTATAAGGGTGGTCGTTCTAAAACTCCACCAGAACTTTCAGAGCAGATGCCATATTTAAAACAATTGGTCACTGCATATGGGATTAAAAACTATGAACTAGTAAATTATGAAGCCGATGATATTATTGGTACGTTGGCTAAAGAAGCAAGTGACAATGGGTACAATACGACGATTGTGACTGGTGATCGCGATCTTACTCAATTAGCGACTGATCAAATAACCGTTTCTGTAACTCATAAGGGTGTTACTGAAGTGGAACATTATACCCCGGAGCATGTGCTCGAAAAGTTTGATCTTACCCCAAATCAAATTGTTGATATGAAAGGGCTAATGGGTGATACATCGGATAATTATCCAGGAGTTACTAAGGTCGGTGAAAAAACAGCAATCAAGCTATTGAAGGAATATGGTTCAGTTGAAAACTTGTATGAGCATGTTGATGAATTAAAACCCAGCAAAATGAAAGAACATCTGATTGAGGATCATGATCAGGCCTTGATGTCCAAAAAGTTGGCACGAATTAACCAGTCAGCGCCGTTGGAAATTAGTTTAGCGGAGCTTACTTACCAAGGACCACAAACCGATGAGTTAGTTAAATTTTATCAGGAAATGAATTTTCAATCATTTTTGAGCAAGATGAATGTTGAACAAACAGAATTATCATTAGATACCCCGGTTGATAAGGCAATTGATTATACTGTCTTGACAGCCGATAATCTTGAGCTGGTAAAAAAATTGGGCAAGTCTGTTGTCTTTTATTTAGAAATGCCAGATGCCAATTACCACATTTCTCCATTCGCTGGGTTTGTGATTGGACATGGTGATCAGTGGCTGGTGAGTCGTGATGTTGAATTATTACAGCAACCTGGTTTAACTAAATTATTGGTCAGTACTGAAATAAAAAAGAATGTGTTTAATGCCAAAGCAATGATTGTTGGATTGAATCGGTTAGGGGTGCAATTAAACAATGTTGATTTTGATTTACTCCTAGTTTCATACTTATTAAACACAAATGACAATAGCGATGATCTTGGCTTGGTAGCACACGAACATGGCTATGAAGATATCGAAGCAGATGAAATCATTTACGGTAAAGGAGTTAAGCGTGCTATTCCTGACGATGATGAAAAATTATTTACTCATTTGGCTAAGAAGGCACGGGCAATTGATTTATTAGCAACACAGTTGTTTGATGAACTTGAAGAAAATGAACAAACACCATTGTATACAGACATTGAACTGCCATTAACCAATGTGTTGGCGCAAATGGAGATCATGGGTATTAAGGTGGATACTGACCGTTTAAGTGCAATGGGCAGTCAATTAATTGAAAGATTAAGTGAGATTGAGCAGACTATTTATCAAGAAGCAGGTCAAGAATTCAATATTAAGTCAACTAAACAACTTGGTGAGATTTTATTTGAACAGATGAAATTACCAGTGATTAAGAAAACTAAGACTGGCTATTCTACCGCTGTCGACGTGTTAGAAAAATTGCGGGATCAAGCACCAATTGTTGATAATATTTTAAAGTATCGCCAAATTGCTAAATTGCAATCAACTTATATCGAGGGCTTACTAAAAGTTGTTCATTCTAGTGACCAAAAAATTCATACACGGTATCTGCAGACATTGACTCAAACTGGACGGTTATCATCGGTCGATCCTAACCTACAAAATATTCCAATTAGGTTAGAAGAAGGTCGTAAAATCAGACAATCATTTGTACCCAGTCATCCTGACTGGGAGATCTTTTCTTCTGATTATTCACAGATCGAACTTCGTGTGTTAGCACATGTCACTGGGGATGAAAATCTGCAAGAAGCCTTTTTAGAGGATCAAGATATTCATGCAAGTACGGCGCGTCGAATCTTTAAACTAGGACCAGATGCAAAAATTGATCGTAATTTACGTCGTCAAGCAAAGGCGGTTAACTTTGGAATTGTTTACGGTATTAGTGACTATGGATTATCACAAAATATTGGAATTACTCGTAAGCAGGCGAAGACGTTTATTGATACTTATTTTGAGGAATATCCGGGAGTTAAAAAGTACATCAATAACGTTGTCAAAGAAGCAAAGAAGACTGGGTATGTTGAAACATTGACTCATCGTCGGCGCTATTTACCAGATATTAACGCTGATAATTTTAATAAGCGCTCATTTGCGGAAAGAACGGCTATGAACACACCAATTCAAGGTAGTGCCGCAGATATCATCAAGATTGCCATGATCGGCATGCAAACAGCACTAAAGGAAAATGGTTTAAAGGCTAAAATGTTACTTCAAATTCACGATGAGTTAGTTTTTGAAGCGCCCAAAGAGGAGATCCCAATATTAGAAAAGTTGGTCCCAAGTGTAATGGATTCAGCAGTCAAATTGGATGTGCCATTGAAAGTAGAAAGTGCTCATGGAGCTACTTGGTACGATGCAAAATAATGTCTGTTAATTGGAGGAGTTTAACATGCCAGAATTACCTGAAGTGGAAACTGTTCGACGTGGGTTATTGAAAATTGCGACAGATCGAAAAATCACTGGTATTGATGTTTTATATGGTAAAACCATAACTAATGATGTTGAATTTTTTAGGCAGTCTTTGATTGGTCAGACAATTAAAACGGTGGATCGAAGGGGAAAGTATCTTTTGTTCCGGTTTAGCAATCACCTTACAATGATTTCTCACTTGCGAATGGAAGGAAAATACTTTAATTTGCCAGAAGGTGAAGAACCGCGTAAACATACACATGTTGTGTTTCATTTTGATGATCAAACCAAACTGTGTTATAACGATACGCGTAAATTTGGACGCATGACTTTAGTGAAAACTGGCGAAGAAATGCAAGTGGCAGGGTTGAAAACGATTGGACCAGAGCCAACGACAGATAGTCTAACAATTGAGTATTTGACTGAAATTATGTCTAAGAGTCGTCGGGAAATCAAACCGTTCTTACTAGATCAAAGTAAAGTAGCGGGATTAGGCAATATTTATGTTGATGAGGTATTATGGATGAGCCAAATCAATCCATTGGAACCGGTCAATCATTTAACAAGTGAAAAAATTAGTCAATTAAGAGATAACATTATTGAAGAGCTGGCTGTAGCAACTAAACATCATGGCACAACAGTTCATTCATATACTACTGCGTTTGGCGAGGCCGGTGAATTTCAGAGCCATTTGCACGCTTATGGCAACGCTGGAAAGCCTTGTGAACGGTGTGGTACCACGTTAGTTAAAACAAAGGTTGCGCAGCGTGGAACGACATATTGTCCACATTGCCAAATCTTAGGGGTGGTTGTATGACAACTATTCTGGGATTAACGGGGGGAATTGCGACTGGCAAGTCTACGGTTAGTGCATTCTTTAAAAGCAAGGATATCCCAGTCATTGATGCTGATGTTGTTGCTCGACAGGTAGTAAAAATTGATTCAGCGGGATTACGACAGATTATCGCCGCTTTTGGGCCTCGATTTTTAAATGTTGATCATAGTTTAAATCGAAAACAGTTAGGTGAATTAGTTTTCACACATCCCGATAAATTAACTGAGCTGAATGAAATTATGCAGCCATTGATTGCAAATGAGGTTCAACGGCAAATATCGACATTTAAACAGTTAAAGGTTCCATTAGTTGTACTCGATGCACCATTGTTGTTTGAACAACACTATGAAAATGTGGTAGATTTAATCATGGTAGTAACGACCACGCCAGCAATTCAGTTAGATCGGCTAATGAAACGAAATCAATTGAGTCAAAAAAACGCTGAGAAAAGAATTAGTGCGCAATGGTCGTTAATTGAAAAAGAAAAACGGGCTGATGTTGTGATTGACAATTCACGTTCAATTGAAGCAACAAATCAGCAAGTGGTAGAATGGCTTGAAATTAATCATTTGGTCTAATTAAGAGGAAGTGAACTAAATGCATTGTCCCCACTGTCAACACAATAGTTCGCGGGTAATTGATAGTCGGCCAACAGAAGATGGTCGCTGTATTCGACGACGGCGAGAATGTGAAAATTGTGGTTTTCGCTTTACAACGTTTGAACGTTGTGAGGAGACAACATTGTTAGTCATTAAAAAGGATGGTACCCGGGAGGCGTTTAGCCGCCAGAAACTTTTGAATGGGATCATCAGGTCTGCAGAAAAACGACCGATTAGTATGGAAAAAATTACGCAGGTAGTCGACGAAATTGATAATCAGGTACGTGGTTTAGGTGAAAGTGAAGTAACTAGTCAAGTAATTGGTGAATTTGTCATGAGCGCGCTGAAAGATTTGGATGAAATTGCATATATTCGGTTTGCAAGTGTATATCGACAGTTTAAAGATATGGATGATTTTATGGCGGAACTACAAGCTGTGATGAAGCATGATAATTCACGAGGAAAAGGGTAGGGGGTAACAAATTGGTCGATTATAATAGTTCCTTATCTCCCCAAACTGGATTTTTGGTTTGTTTATCGAATCGATTTAGCACCTTTTCTGCAGATGTTTTAGTTAATCTTTATCAACCAATCTTGGGATCGCAAGCATTTGGATTATTTTATGCACTGAAATCTAATCTATCTAAGCACCCGGTAATCTCCAATCGAACTGCACATTCTCATTTATTGACGCGTCTAAATATTGATGTTAAGCAACTATATCAAGCACGAATTAGACTAGAAGCATTGGGTTTAGTTCGTTCGTTTGAGACTAGTGATCAGTTGGGCGATGTGGTTGTGTATGAACTACAACCGACGCTCACACCACAACAATTTATTGACGATGATTTATTGAGTGTTTTACTATTGGAGGCAATTGGTGAACAGAGTTTTGCTGATTTAGTGAATGACAGCATTGCATACCAATACGATACCGTGTCACTACAGGCAGTGACCAAAAATTTCTTTGATTCTTATCACATTAACCAAAATGATGTCACTAAGTTACCAGATACAATTCGTGAAAGTCGGCAGAAGTTTGAGGTTAGCAATGCCAATGAACATGGTAGTCTAATTAAATCAGATTTTGACTTTAAACTCTTACTGCAATTATTAAGTAGTCAGCCGATTGATACCAAAGATTTGACGGCTAATCGTCAGCTGATTGAAAATGAACATTTAATTTATGGGATAGATGAACCACAAATGGCTCGTTTGATTATGCAAGCGACGAGTCTAACTAATAATCAGCTGGATAAAAAGCAGTTAAAGCATTTAATTTCTGCTAGTTACCAGCAAGTACCAATTAAAACCGATGAACAGGTAAAAAATGAACCGGTCAAGACTGGTGAATTGAAGGATCTTACTGGTAATGAACAAGCACTGATCAATGCTTGCCAATCGTATTCACCAATTGAGTTTTTACAAACATTGATGGTTCAAAAAAATGGGTTTGTAACAACTGGAGAAGAATATGTGCTCCGGGATTTAATTAATCGAAAATTATTTGCTCCGGCTGTAGTTAACATGTTGATTTACTACGTTTTACAAGAACGAGGACAAGCTACGTTAACTAAAAATTTGATTGATACGGTTGCTAACAGCTGGTCACAAGCCAAGTTAACAACCCCGGTTCAGGCGTTGAATCAAATTAAAAATTACAATCAAAAGAAAACAACGAATAAACGTTCATCTGGTGGTAATTACAATCGGCGTCAAGTCAAAGAAAAACTGCCAGATTGGGCACAAGATGATTACCAAACTACCACACAAAAGGCAACCCCAGAACAAATTGCCAAACTGAAGGCACAAATTGAACAACAACGTAAACAACAATCAAAGGAGGGATGATCAATGGAAAGCGTTAGTGAATCAATCAAGAAGTTGATGAAAAATCGGAATGTAGATCCTGAATATCAAAAGTTAATTCAGCGAGTATATGCCGATAGTGATGTACAATCCTTTTTGCAGGAAAATAAGGGTAAGCTAACTGAAAATAGTATTCAACGTGGCGAAGCAAAATTATATGAATTTGTTAATGAAAAATCGAAATTGGCTCGCAATGAAGAGATATTTGCACCGGGATATCAACCAACCTTGGTATTAAGCGGTAATTTAATTGATATTTCATACTTACCAACTAAAGAGTTATTAGCCAAACAGGCTCAGACAGCTCTTAAACACCGGGTTCGTTCAATTAGCATGCCTAAGTTGATCAATTCAGCCTCCTTTGATCAGTTTGATATGGATAATGCTTCACGAAATGAGGCATTGATGTTGGCCAATGAATTTGTGGCCGACTATCGTAATAAACCAGATCAGTTTCATCCTGGTCTTTATTTGTATGGTAGTTTTGGTGTTGGTAAATCATATCTATTAGGTGCAATTGCCAATGAACTGGCTAAGTATAATGTTGCTACCACATTAATTCATTTTCCTAGTTTTGCCGTGGAAATGAAAAATGCAATCGGTGATAATAATACTGGTGACAAAATTGAATCAATTAAGAAGGCGCCAATTTTAATGTTAGATGATATTGGTGCTGATGCGATGTCTGCTTGGATCCGCGATGATGTTTTGGGTGTTATTCTGGAATATCGAATGCAGGCTGAGTTACCAACATTTTTTAGTTCGAACTTCTCAATGGTCGATTTTGAAAAAGAGCATCTCGCGGTTAATCAACGTGGGGATGTGGAGCCATTGAAGGCTAAACGGATAATGGAGCGAGTCCGGTTTTTGGCTCGTGAAGTTACCATGACTGGGAATAATCGACGGTCGAAGGCTTAATATTTAATTTTTTAGTCATCAGATATTTGCGAAGGCAGATGTCTAGGTAAGCTCAAAATAACAATCAATAAATCAAGGAACGCTTTATCAATCGTTATTTCTTCTTGCTATTTAGATAACATGTGTTCGCAGATACAGATGTCTAGGACTAAGTTTAAAACAACAATCAATAAATCAAGGAACGCTTTATCAATCGTTGCTTTTTCTTGCTATTTAGACTACATGTGTTCGCAGAGACAGATGTCTAGGACTAAACTCACACTTTAGTTTGACATCTGTTCACTAATTTGGTATATTAGAAAAGTTGAAAGATTAAGCAGAAGCACCCGCTTCTCGCCTTAGTGATTTGGATCGCTGGGCTCACGAGATTAATGAGTAGTTCTTGATAGGACTGCTAGTGGCGGGGTGCGTGTGCACCTCGCTTTTTGTTTTTTCTTTCGCTAATAAATTTGGAGGTGTATTGCCATAGCTCAAGATATGATGGTCAATGATGGAATTCGTGCTCGCGAAGTAAGATTAATTGATGCCGACGGTAATCAGTTAGGTGTTAAGTCCAAGCAGGATGCATTGCAACTGGCCGATGATGCTGAATTAGACCTTGTTTTAGTCGCTCCGAAAGCCAAGCCACCCGTTGCCAGAATCATGGATTACGGTAAGTACCGGTTTGAATTACAAAAGAAGCAGCGAGAAGATCGTAAGAAACAAAAAGTTATTTCAGTAAAAGAAGTTCGCTTGAGCCCTACGATTGATACGAACGACTTTAATACTAAACTTAAAAATGCACGTAAGTTTTTAAGTAAAGGTGATAAGGTTCGTGTTTCAATTCGATTTAAGGGCCGAGCAATCACACATAAAGACATTGGTCGGAATGTGTTGAATCAAATGGCTTCTGAAACAAAGGATATTGCGTCAGTTGAACAGTATCCTAAAATGGATGGTCGGAGTATGTTTTTAACCTTAGCTCCGAATGCCGATAAACAAAAATAATGATGAGAAAGTAGGATATTGTTATGCCAAAAATGAAGACAAACCGTGCTGCTGCAAAGCGTTTTAAGAGAACTGCAAATGGTGGCCTTAAAAGTGCTAATGCCTATACTAGTCACCGTTTCCATGGTAAGACAAAGAAACAACGTCGCCAATTACGTGGACTAAGCATGTTAAACAAGACTAACATCAAGCGTTACAAGAAATTATTAAACGTTAAATAATTAAACTATTTTAAAAGAAACGTAGGAGGATACCACAATGCGAGTTAAAGGTGGAACAGTTACACGCGCACGGCGCAAAAGAGTTTTAAAATTAGCAAAGGGTTATCGTGGTTCAAAGCATCGTTTATTCAAGACAGCTAAAAACCAGGTAATGAAGTCATATGTCTATGCCTTCAGAGATCGCAAGACAAACAAACGGAACTATCGTCAACTTTGGATTACTCGAATTAATGCAGCTGCACGCTTAAACAATATCAGTTACAGCAAGTTGATGCATGGTTTGAAGTTAGCTGACATTAATATTAACCGTAAAATGTTGGCTGAATTGGCTGTTAGCGATGCTGCTGGATTTACAGCACTTGTTGATGAAGCTAAAAAAGCAAGCAAATAGTAATTAAGTTGAAGATTGGAGCAAATAATTTTTGTTCTAGTCTTTATTTTTTTGGTCCAAAAATTAGGATAGATGTGCTAAACTACTAGTGATAAGCTATTTAAACTTTTTGTCCGGTAAAAGCAACGGTAGCAACAGATTAAGTGAGGAAAATAAGATGCTGAGGGAATTTAAACCAACGTGGATGATCAAATCGGTCTATTCCATCGAACCACAACAATTAAAACAACAGGGAATTCGTGCTGTATTTACGGATTTAGATAATACTTTGATTGCTTGGAATAATCCTGATGGCACACCTGAGCTAAAAAGTTGGATGCAAGCACTGGAAGATGCTAAAATTCCACTGATTGTGATTTCTAACAACAATTATAAAAGAGTAAGACGAGCGGTGGAACCATTAGCATTACCTTTTATTTCTCGTGCCCTAAAGCCACTTGGTTTTGGTATTAAGCGAGCAGCTAAAAAGCTAGGCCTCCAGCCACATGAAGTGGTGATGGTTGGGGATCAATTATTGACTGATATGGTTGCTGCAAATCAAGCCGGTGTTTACAGTATTTTAGTACGACCATTAATTGCAACAGATGCTTGGAATACGCGAATTAACCGTTTTTTTGAGCAATATGTGATGAAACAATTGGTGGCACAATATCCGATGTTAAAATGGCAGGAGGAACTGAATGACTGAAGCTACAAAAGAAGAAAAACTGATTTGTATTGGTTGTGGTGCAACGATTCAAAGTGAAGATCCACAAGCAATTGGATACACACCAGAATCTGCGATCAAAAAAGGTCTAGAAAACAATGAATTGTATTGTCAACGGTGTTTCAGACTACGGCATTATAATGAAATTGCTCCAGTTTCATTGACAGATGATGATTTTCTACGATTATTAAATCAAATTAGTGATGCAAAAGCTCTGATCGTGTACGTTGTTGATATTTTTGATTTTAATGGCAGTGTGATTCCAGGGCTGCATCGATTTGTTGGAAATAATCCAGTTTTATTGGTTGGTAACAAAGAAGACCTGTTACCACATTCTTTACGACGTTCTAAGTTGGCAGATTGGATGAGACAACAAGCTAATT
This window encodes:
- the infC gene encoding translation initiation factor IF-3, translating into MVNDGIRAREVRLIDADGNQLGVKSKQDALQLADDAELDLVLVAPKAKPPVARIMDYGKYRFELQKKQREDRKKQKVISVKEVRLSPTIDTNDFNTKLKNARKFLSKGDKVRVSIRFKGRAITHKDIGRNVLNQMASETKDIASVEQYPKMDGRSMFLTLAPNADKQK
- the rplT gene encoding 50S ribosomal protein L20; the protein is MRVKGGTVTRARRKRVLKLAKGYRGSKHRLFKTAKNQVMKSYVYAFRDRKTNKRNYRQLWITRINAAARLNNISYSKLMHGLKLADININRKMLAELAVSDAAGFTALVDEAKKASK
- a CDS encoding YqeG family HAD IIIA-type phosphatase: MLREFKPTWMIKSVYSIEPQQLKQQGIRAVFTDLDNTLIAWNNPDGTPELKSWMQALEDAKIPLIVISNNNYKRVRRAVEPLALPFISRALKPLGFGIKRAAKKLGLQPHEVVMVGDQLLTDMVAANQAGVYSILVRPLIATDAWNTRINRFFEQYVMKQLVAQYPMLKWQEELND
- the coaE gene encoding dephospho-CoA kinase (Dephospho-CoA kinase (CoaE) performs the final step in coenzyme A biosynthesis.); its protein translation is MTTILGLTGGIATGKSTVSAFFKSKDIPVIDADVVARQVVKIDSAGLRQIIAAFGPRFLNVDHSLNRKQLGELVFTHPDKLTELNEIMQPLIANEVQRQISTFKQLKVPLVVLDAPLLFEQHYENVVDLIMVVTTTPAIQLDRLMKRNQLSQKNAEKRISAQWSLIEKEKRADVVIDNSRSIEATNQQVVEWLEINHLV
- the rpmI gene encoding 50S ribosomal protein L35, which encodes MPKMKTNRAAAKRFKRTANGGLKSANAYTSHRFHGKTKKQRRQLRGLSMLNKTNIKRYKKLLNVK
- a CDS encoding DnaD domain protein, with amino-acid sequence MVDYNSSLSPQTGFLVCLSNRFSTFSADVLVNLYQPILGSQAFGLFYALKSNLSKHPVISNRTAHSHLLTRLNIDVKQLYQARIRLEALGLVRSFETSDQLGDVVVYELQPTLTPQQFIDDDLLSVLLLEAIGEQSFADLVNDSIAYQYDTVSLQAVTKNFFDSYHINQNDVTKLPDTIRESRQKFEVSNANEHGSLIKSDFDFKLLLQLLSSQPIDTKDLTANRQLIENEHLIYGIDEPQMARLIMQATSLTNNQLDKKQLKHLISASYQQVPIKTDEQVKNEPVKTGELKDLTGNEQALINACQSYSPIEFLQTLMVQKNGFVTTGEEYVLRDLINRKLFAPAVVNMLIYYVLQERGQATLTKNLIDTVANSWSQAKLTTPVQALNQIKNYNQKKTTNKRSSGGNYNRRQVKEKLPDWAQDDYQTTTQKATPEQIAKLKAQIEQQRKQQSKEG
- the dnaI gene encoding primosomal protein DnaI: MESVSESIKKLMKNRNVDPEYQKLIQRVYADSDVQSFLQENKGKLTENSIQRGEAKLYEFVNEKSKLARNEEIFAPGYQPTLVLSGNLIDISYLPTKELLAKQAQTALKHRVRSISMPKLINSASFDQFDMDNASRNEALMLANEFVADYRNKPDQFHPGLYLYGSFGVGKSYLLGAIANELAKYNVATTLIHFPSFAVEMKNAIGDNNTGDKIESIKKAPILMLDDIGADAMSAWIRDDVLGVILEYRMQAELPTFFSSNFSMVDFEKEHLAVNQRGDVEPLKAKRIMERVRFLAREVTMTGNNRRSKA
- the nrdR gene encoding transcriptional regulator NrdR — translated: MHCPHCQHNSSRVIDSRPTEDGRCIRRRRECENCGFRFTTFERCEETTLLVIKKDGTREAFSRQKLLNGIIRSAEKRPISMEKITQVVDEIDNQVRGLGESEVTSQVIGEFVMSALKDLDEIAYIRFASVYRQFKDMDDFMAELQAVMKHDNSRGKG